From the genome of Acropora palmata chromosome 4, jaAcrPala1.3, whole genome shotgun sequence, one region includes:
- the LOC141879574 gene encoding uncharacterized protein LOC141879574 has translation MDNGDASDTLYSSIQRSDYQKKIDYHEKQLKIAREIGDRSGEGTAYGNLGIAYHSLSEYRKAIKYHKRRLKIAQEIGDRSGEKAAYGNLGRTYHSLGDYQKAIKYQEKRLKIAQEIGDRSGEGAAYGNLGRAYHSLSDYKKAIEYHEKRLKIAQEIGDRSGEGAGYGNLGSTYWSLGNYPKAIKYHKKLLKIAQEIGDRSGEGAAYGNLGAAYHSLSDYKKAIEYHEKRLKIAQEIGDRSGEVAGYGNLGCAYHSLSDYQKAIEYHEKGLKIAQEIGDRSIEGAGYGNLGCAYHSLSDYKKAIEYHEKRLKIAQEIGDRSGEGAGYGNLGSTYQLLGNSPKAIKYHKKLLKIAQEISDRSGEGAAYGNLGCAYQLLGDYQKAIDYHKKLLKIAQEIGDRSGERVAYGNLGCAYQSMGDSQKAIKYHEKRLKIAQEIGDRSGEGAGYGNLGSAYLSLSQYGQAIEYHEKFLKIAQEIGDRFGEGTAYGNIGCAYQSLGDYRKAIEYHEKRLKIAQEISDRSGEGAAYGYLGYAYESLSDYQKAIKYHEKQLKIAQEIGHRSGEGAAYGNLGCAYHSLSDYQKAIEYHEKGLKIAQEIGDRSIEGAGYGNLGSTYQSLGEYQKAIEYHEKRLKIAQEMGDRSGEGAGYGNLGCVYQSLGDSQKAIEYHEKRLKIAQEIGDRSGEGAGYGNLGSAYRSLSQYGQAIEYHEKLLKIAQEIGDRSREGAAYGNIGCAYQSLGDYRKAIEYHEKRLKIAHQIGDRSGEGTSYGNLGSAYCSLSQYGQAIEYNEKLLEIAQEIGHRSGEGTAYGNIGCAYQSLGDYRKAIEYHEKRLKIAQEIGDRSGEGAGYGSLACSYQSRGDYKKAIEYHEKLLKIAQEIGDRSGEGTAYGNLGSTYQSLGDYQMAIEYHGKRLKIAQEIGDRSGEGVGYGNLGSAYLSLSEYGQAIEYHEKFLKIAQEMGTRNEEGIAYHNIGQVYFSLEQFQNAVDNFVSSIEAFNAVRSCLKSKDDWKIKFRDQHEKAYTCLWKSLLRIKKLDEALFAAEQGRAQTLSDSLLIQYQLSSPLSAASMDPKETIFRLSIEVSSPTLFLALEGLTINIWFLSKGKKVIFREGRLEGDRRDKDPVRALLRSCFEKIRKKACEEVKKPLQSLDNHFKAFYDGIIGPIVDLLGPQDDELVIVPDGVLCLIPWAAVIESIRIRTVPSLTSYQFLISVPEGHHKKTGALLVGNPCFKDLEKPLDNLPGALEEAEMIASILNTRPLTGRQATKTEVMRRMSSVGLIHIATHGDALAGEIALSPNPGWASKFPQRKDYILEMSDVQAANLRARLVVLSSCHSGRDYRNAKARGFYDEGQVV, from the exons atggataacGGAGACGCAAGTGATACACTCTACAGCAGTATCCAGAGGAGTGactatcaaaaaaaaattgactatcatgaaaaacaactgaaaattgcacgagaaataggtgatcggtccggagaaggaacagcctatggaaatcttggtattgCTTACCACTCACTAAGTGaatatcgaaaagccattaagtatcataaaagacgattgaaaattgcacaagaaatcggtgatcggtccggagaaaaagcagcctatggaaatctcggtaggACTTaccactcactgggtgactatcaaaaagccattaagtatcaggaaaaacgattgaaaattgcacaagaaatcggtgatcggtccggagaaggagcagcctatggaaatctcggtcgTGCTTACCATTCACTGAGTGACtataaaaaagccattgagtatcatgaaaaacgattgaaaattgcacaagaaatcggtgatcggtccggggAAGGAGCaggttatggaaatctcggcagTACTTACTGGTCACTGGGGAACTATCcaaaagccattaagtatcataaaaaactattaaaaattgcacaagaaatcggtgatcggtccggagaaggagcagcctatggaaatctcggtgcTGCTTACCATTCACTGAGTGACtataaaaaagccattgagtatcatgaaaaacgattgaaaattgcacaagaaatcggtgatcgctCCGGGGAAGTAGCaggttatggaaatctcggttgtgCTTACCATTCACTgagtgactatcaaaaagccattgagtatcatgaaaaaggattgaaaattgcacaagaaatcggtgatcggtccatAGAAGGAGCaggttatggaaatctcggttgtgCTTACCATTCACTGAGTGACtataaaaaagccattgagtatcatgaaaaacgattgaaaattgcacaagaaatcggtgatcgctCCGGGGAAGGAGCaggttatggaaatctcggcagTACCTACCAGTTACTGGGGAACTCTCcaaaagccattaagtatcataaaaaactattaaaaattgcacaggAAATcagtgatcggtccggagagggagcagcctatggaaatctcggttgtgcttaccaattactgggtgactatcaaaaagccattgattatcataaaaaattattgaaaattgcacaagaaatcggtgatcggtccggagaaagagtagcctatggaaatctcggttgtgCTTACCAATCAATGGGTGACTCtcaaaaagccattaagtatcatgaaaaacgattgaaaattgcacaagaaatcggtgatcggtccggagaaggagcaggctatggaaatcttggcaGTGCTTACCTCTCACTAAGTCAATATGGACaagccattgaatatcatgaaaaatttttgaaaattgcacaagaaatcggtgaccGGTtcggagaaggaacagcctatggaaatatcggttgtgcttaccaatcactgggtgactatcgaaaagccattgagtatcatgaaaaacgattgaaaattgcacaagaaatcagtgatcggtccggagaaggagcagcctatggataTCTCGGTTATGCTTACGAATCACTgagtgactatcaaaaagccattaagtatcatgaaaaacaattgaaaattgcacaagaaatcggtcatcggtccggagaaggagcagcctatggaaatctcggttgtgCTTACCATTCACTgagtgactatcaaaaagccattgagtatcatgaaaaaggattgaaaattgcacaagaaatcggtgatcggtccatAGAAGGAGCaggttatggaaatctcggtagtaCTTACCAGTCCCTGGGTGagtatcaaaaagccattgagtatcatgaaaaacgattgaaaattgcacaagaaatggGTGATCGGTCCGGGGAAGGAGCaggttatggaaatcttggttgtgtttaccaatcactgggtgactctcaaaaagccattgagtatcatgaaaaacgattgaaaattgcacaagaaatcggtgatcggtccggagaaggagcaggctatggaaatcttggtagtGCTTACCGCTCACTAAGTCAATATGGacaagccattgagtatcatgaaaaacttttgaaaattgcacaagaaatcggtgatcgctccagagaaggagcagcctatggcaATATCGGTTGtgcttaccaatcactgggtgactatcgaaaagccattgagtatcatgaaaaacgattgaaaattgcacatcaaatcggtgatcggtccggagaaggaacaagttatggaaatcttggtagtGCTTACTGCTCACTAAGTCAATATGGACAAGCCATTGAGTataatgaaaaacttttggaaattgcacaagaaatcggtcatcggtccggagaaggaacagcctatggcAATATCGGTTGtgcttaccaatcactgggtgactatcgaaaagccattgagtatcatgaaaaacgattgaaaattgcacaagaaatcggtgatcggtccggagaaggagcagggTATGGAAGTCTCGCTTGTTCTTACCAATCACGGGGTGACtataaaaaagccattgagtatcatgaaaaactattgaaaattgcacaagagaTTGGTGATCGGTCtggagaaggaacagcctatggaaatcttggtagtacttaccaatcactgggtgactatcaaatggccattgagtatcatggaaaacgattgaaaattgcacaagaaatcggtgatcggtctgGAGAAGGAGTaggttatggaaatcttggtagtGCTTACCTCTCACTAAGCGAATATGGACaagccattgagtaccatgaaaaatttttgaaaattgcacaagaaatggGTACGCGGAACGAAGAAGGAATTGCTTATCACAACATTGGACAAGTTTACTTTTCCCTTGAACAGTTCCAAAACGCGGTAGATAACTTCGTTTCCTCTATAGAAGCCTTTAATGCTGTGAGATCTTGCTTGAAGTCTAAAGACGACTGGAAAATAAAGTTTCGCGATCAGCACGAGAAGGCGTACACTTGCTTATGGAAGTCGTTGCTAAGAATTAAGAAGTTGGATGAGGCTTTGTTTGCGGCGGAACAAGGACGAGCGCAGACTTTGTCTGATAGTTTGCTGATTCAATACCAACTTTCTTCACCCTTGTCAGCTGCCTCAATGGACCCCAAAGAGACAATATTTCGCCTCTCCATAGAGGTTTCCTCACCAACTCTTTTTTTAGCACTTGAAGGACTCACGATCAACATCTGGTTTCTCAgcaagggaaaaaaagttatttttcgaGAAGGGAGGCTGGAGGGTGATAGAAGAGACAAAGATCCAGTACGCGCGCTACTACGATCATGTTTCGAAAAAATACGAAAGAAAGCGTgcgaagaagtgaaaaaaccACTCCAGTCTTTAGACAATCATTTCAAGGCTTTTTATGATGGAATTATTGGTCCAATTGTTGACTTGCTTGGACCTCAAGACgacgagttggtcattgttccTGATGGTGTGCTGTGCCTCATCCCATGGGCCGCAGTGATTGAATCGATTAGGATTCGCACTGTTCCATCTcttacaagttatcaattCCTCATAAGTGTCCCCGAAGGCCATCATAAGAAGACAGGGGCGCTTTTGGTTGGAAATCCGTGCTTCAAAGATTTGGAAAAACCCTTAGACAACTTACCAGGTGCTCTAGAGGAAGCagaaatgattgcatcaattctcaaCACCAGACCCCTAACAGGGAGACAGGCAACAAAAACTGAAGTAATGAGACggatgtcgtcagttggtttaattcaCATTGCTACGCACGGAGACGCACTCGCGGGAGAAATTGCTTTGTCTCCAAACCCTGGATGGGCTTCGAAGTTCCCTCAAAGAAAGGATTACATTTTGGAAATGTCCGATGTACAAGCGGCAAAtcttcgagctcgtcttgTGGTGTTAAGTTcctgtcacagtggacgag ATTATAGAAACGCCAAAGCCAGAGGCTTTTATGACGAGGGCCAGGTTGTTTAG
- the LOC141878213 gene encoding uncharacterized protein LOC141878213: protein MVNFCAVLGCSNRSNREKDKGYCRIPAIVSRSKPKKQALSVERRATWLARIRREDLVGDATEFYRVCGDHFISGEPSSIYDKTNPDWAPNQNLGYDFRGVSASSQERYERAQERSEKRRRGECASALLELSHQSTDDMLVKADASPSVEENRLKDCQSEITND, encoded by the exons ATGGTGAACTTTTGTGCGGTGCTTGGCTGCTCAAATCGTTCCAACAGAGAGAAGGACAAAGGATATTGTCGTATTCCCGCAATAGTGTCGAGATCGAAGCCCAAAAAGCAAGCCTTGAGCGTCGAACGTCGAGCGACTTGGCTCGCCCGTATTAGAAGGGAAGATCTTGTAGGTGACGCTACTGAATTTTACAGAGTTTGCGGTGACCATTTTATATCAG GAGAACCGTCGTCTATTTACGATAAAACCAACCCAGACTGGGCaccaaatcaaaatcttgggTATGATTTCCGTGGGGTTTCAGCGTCGAGTCAAGAACGATACGAACGAGCCCAGGAGAGAAGTGAAAAGCGAAGAAGGGGTGAATGTGCCAGTGCCTTACTTGAACTGTCTCATCAGTCAACGGATGATATGTTGGTTAAGGCTGACGCTTCACCCAGTGTTGAGGAAAACAGACTGAAAGACTGTCAGAGTGAAATTACAAATGACTAG
- the LOC141878212 gene encoding methionine adenosyltransferase 2 subunit beta-like: MAVRHRVLITGASGLLGRAILKEFSKENKWEVLGLAYSRSTGSLKKVNLLDFEETKRVIREFRPHILIHSAAERRPDVVENDEDTCLKMNVGVTKTLASTINELNTDLEVPEHFMLYISTDYVFDGKSPPYQPSDEPNPLNKYGKSKLAGEKAMEICHANGGILRVPVLYGSVEYLKESAVTVLFEALKQTDKPAKIDDYQIRYPTLVDDVGAVCRFIAEKRIADKSMTGTWHWSGTESMTKYSMVYQMADMFDLPHGHLISNPNPPTGTPRPHNTALSCTELESLMKDGGASMRTPFNQGIKQSLQSFI; the protein is encoded by the exons ATGGCTGTTCGACATCGTGTCTTGATTACAGGCGCTTCTGGTCTCCTGGGACGCGCAATTTTGAAGgagttttcaaaagaaaataaatgggAAGTGCTTGGCCTGGCTTATTCTCGCTCTACAGGGAGCCTAAagaaagtgaatttgctcGATTTTGAAGAAACTAAGCGAGTCATCAGAGAGTTCAGACCACACATTTTGATCCACTCTGCTGCAGAAAGGCGACCAGACGTCGTGGAAAATGACGAGGATACctgtttgaaaatgaatgtAGGAGTAACAAAGACGTTAGCATCTACCATAAATGAGCTTAACACTGACTTAGAAGTTCCAGAACATTTTATGCTCTACATTAGCACCGATTATGTGTTCGATGGTAAAAGTCCCCCTTACCAGCCTTCCGACGAGCCCAATCCTTTGAATAAGTACGGAAAAAGTAAGTTGGCGGGAGAGAAAGCTATGGAGATATGCCATGCTAATGGAGGGATCCTCAGAGTTCCAGTTTTGTATGGGTCTGTGGAGTATCTGAAGGAGAGTGCGGTAACAG tgttGTTTGAAGCACTCAAGCAGACTGACAAACCCGCAAAAATAGATGACTATCAGATTCGCTATCCTACTCTTGTGGATGATGTAGGAGCAGTTTGCAGATTCATTGCAGAAAAACGGATTGCGGATAAGTCTATGACAGGTACATGGCATTGGAGTGGTACAGAATCCATGACAAAGTACTCCATGGTCTACCAGATGGCTGATATGTTTGACTTGCCACATGGTCACCTTATCTCTAATCCGAATCCACCGACTGGAACACCAAGGCCTCATAACACAGCCCTGAGTTGTACCGAACTGGAGTCATTGATGAAAGATGGTGGGGCAAGTATGCGCACTCCATTCAATCAAGGAATCAAACAGAGCCTCCAATcttttatttga